The genomic interval CGAGTCCTGGGCGTAGTCGGTGATACCGATCCGGACAGTGCTCCCGCTGGTCGCGCGGATCCACTCGTGCTCGTTCGTGTACCGCAGATCGTCGGGGATCACGGTCGGTCCTTTCGTGGAACGGGGATGCGGTGGTACGGGACGTCAGTCAACCGGTTCGGCGTACCGCGGCCTCGCCGGTGAGAGCGTTGCGCTGACGGTGACCGTCTCCGGCGCGTCGATCTGCAACTTACCGCCGGCGCCCTCGACCGAGTCCACGACACCACCGGGGATCGCCAGCGCGGCCCGCATCGTCTGCGGCTCACCGATCGCGAGCAGCGTGTACGGACCGGACAGTCGCCGGCCGTCGACCAGCAGGTCGCCGTCGTCGGCGTCGAGGAACGCGGTGGACGCGACGATCCGGACCGGGTCGCCCCGGCTCCCGCCGATCTGCAGCGCCTCGGCTCCGGCCCCGCGCAATTCCTCGACCGCGTCGAGGATCACGTCCGCACTCAATCGACGGGTACCGGCGAAGAACACCAGGCGCAGCCCGTCGCCCTCGGCCGGGATCGTCCCGGCCAGGATGCCGAGCTCCTCGGCGCGCTGCTCCAGGTCCTCCTGGACGGTCTGCGAACCCTCCGCAGCCGAGCTGAGCGTCCGGCGGCGCTCCTGCAGTTCGTTGATCTCACCCTGCAGGCGCTGCTCGCGGTTCTCCAGCTCGTCCAGGATCCGCACCAGGTCTTCCTGACGCGCACCGGCCAGCTCGCCGTCCCGCTCGTTGCGACGCAGCTGGGCGGCGAGGCTCAGGCCGAGCAACGCGCAGAGCGCGACCGCGGCGGCCTTCATCCACCACTGTCGCCGGGACGCGGTCCGCGGACGCCGATGAGCCGGTGACGGGCCACCCGGACCGGCCGGTCCGCCGGAGCCCACCGGCACCATCTCGGTGCCGGCCCGGCGCTGACCGGGCGGGTCCTCGGGCTCCGGAGCGGTCGGTGGTTCCTCGGCGGCCGCAGCGGCCGGAGAGAGCGGCTCCGC from Cryptosporangium minutisporangium carries:
- a CDS encoding DUF881 domain-containing protein, whose protein sequence is MTGPTPGGDAAGAARAPRQRDQDPGAMMPEPDDAVTEAITLPLSSSQPLSSPVGREAAGTAGRPSAPSDPPPPSGVAPDAEPLSPAAAAAEEPPTAPEPEDPPGQRRAGTEMVPVGSGGPAGPGGPSPAHRRPRTASRRQWWMKAAAVALCALLGLSLAAQLRRNERDGELAGARQEDLVRILDELENREQRLQGEINELQERRRTLSSAAEGSQTVQEDLEQRAEELGILAGTIPAEGDGLRLVFFAGTRRLSADVILDAVEELRGAGAEALQIGGSRGDPVRIVASTAFLDADDGDLLVDGRRLSGPYTLLAIGEPQTMRAALAIPGGVVDSVEGAGGKLQIDAPETVTVSATLSPARPRYAEPVD